The following are from one region of the Polaribacter marinaquae genome:
- a CDS encoding DNA-binding protein, protein MESQEDTYEGEMNLKEGEKVNLVIETETGLGYTVLINEEYDGLLFRSEVFQDLEENMEVVGYIKKIREDGKIDVSLRPQGFRNVIDADVEKVLEKLKNSREGFLLLTDKSSPDSIRFHMKMSKKAFKKAVGNLYRQKLIDIKEDRIELVK, encoded by the coding sequence ATGGAATCACAAGAAGATACATACGAAGGAGAAATGAATTTGAAAGAAGGTGAAAAAGTAAACCTTGTTATAGAAACCGAAACTGGTTTAGGGTATACTGTTTTAATTAATGAAGAGTATGATGGTTTGCTTTTTAGAAGTGAAGTTTTTCAGGACTTAGAAGAAAACATGGAAGTTGTTGGTTATATTAAAAAGATTCGTGAAGATGGTAAAATCGATGTTTCTTTAAGACCACAAGGTTTTAGAAATGTAATAGATGCTGATGTTGAAAAGGTTTTAGAAAAGCTAAAAAACAGTAGAGAAGGTTTTTTATTGTTAACAGATAAAAGCTCGCCAGATTCAATTCGTTTTCATATGAAAATGAGTAAAAAAGCATTTAAAAAAGCGGTTGGTAATCTTTATAGACAAAAATTAATTGACATTAAAGAAGATCGAATAGAATTGGTTAAATAA
- a CDS encoding alpha/beta hydrolase-fold protein, with amino-acid sequence MMIKKSPLLIFLFFSICIFSQKIITKTINSDYVDDKREIKIYLPEGYDAKEEKNYPLAIVLDAEYLFDAYVGNAVLFAAKDKAPKQIIVGVKMTSTRKKDTYFNRNNGNLTVENKKFYQFLRNEVIFEIESNYKTSPFISIIAEGTSANLATTFLAEQTPIINAYVCINPTFSDFIGTQLQNYNLPGLEKEDNTFYFYTNNSNSFSANKQTKISQLQSGLSSLEIKNFNIINDTINTNSSISAISEAMPRAITKVFEIYSAISKEEFDKNIKDLSPIDAISYLENKYLDIEFLFGSNLGIREQDVFAVEKIVIEKENGDQLLNFGKMILKLFPSSPLGNYYIGRYYEEGKNIKKALYHYKIGYGKMDPADPNADAFYENVLRLGGQ; translated from the coding sequence ATGATGATTAAGAAATCACCGCTATTAATATTCTTATTTTTTTCAATTTGTATTTTTTCTCAGAAAATTATTACCAAAACTATCAATTCTGATTATGTTGATGATAAAAGAGAAATTAAAATTTATTTACCTGAAGGATATGATGCTAAAGAAGAGAAAAATTATCCTTTAGCAATTGTTTTAGATGCAGAGTACTTATTTGATGCTTATGTAGGTAATGCGGTGCTTTTTGCAGCAAAAGACAAAGCACCAAAACAAATAATTGTTGGTGTCAAAATGACATCCACAAGAAAAAAAGATACCTATTTTAATAGAAATAATGGTAATTTAACTGTAGAAAATAAAAAATTCTATCAATTTTTAAGAAATGAAGTAATCTTCGAGATTGAAAGTAATTATAAAACATCGCCATTTATTTCGATAATTGCAGAAGGAACGTCAGCAAACTTAGCTACAACTTTTTTAGCTGAACAAACGCCAATCATTAACGCATACGTATGTATAAACCCTACTTTTTCTGATTTTATTGGCACACAATTACAAAACTATAATTTACCTGGTTTAGAAAAAGAAGACAATACTTTTTACTTCTATACAAATAACTCGAACTCTTTTTCGGCAAACAAACAGACTAAAATTTCTCAATTACAATCCGGACTTTCTAGCTTAGAAATTAAAAACTTCAATATTATAAACGATACGATTAATACAAATAGTAGTATTTCTGCTATTTCTGAAGCAATGCCAAGAGCTATTACAAAAGTTTTTGAAATTTATTCGGCAATTTCGAAGGAAGAATTTGATAAAAACATTAAAGATTTATCGCCAATTGATGCCATCTCTTATCTAGAAAACAAATATTTAGATATCGAGTTTTTATTTGGAAGTAACTTAGGTATTAGAGAGCAAGATGTTTTTGCTGTAGAAAAAATAGTTATCGAAAAAGAAAACGGAGATCAATTACTAAATTTCGGAAAAATGATTTTAAAACTTTTTCCTTCTTCACCTTTAGGCAACTATTACATTGGTCGTTATTATGAAGAAGGTAAAAATATTAAAAAAGCATTATACCATTATAAAATAGGTTATGGTAAAATGGATCCGGCAGATCCTAATGCAGATGCTTTTTATGAAAATGTTTTAAGATTGGGCGGGCAATAA
- a CDS encoding 1,4-dihydroxy-2-naphthoyl-CoA synthase yields MIQPEWKTVKEYEDITYKKCNGVARIAFNRPNVRNAFRPKTTKELYDAFYDAGEDTSVGVVLLSAEGPSTKDGVYSFCSGGDQKARGHQGYVGEDGYHRLNILEVQRLIRFMPKAVICVVPGWAVGGGHSLHVVCDLTLASKEHAIFKQTDADVTSFDGGYGSAYLAKMVGQKKAREIFFLGRNYSAQEAYEMGMVNAVIPHDELEDTAYQWAQEILEKSPTSIKMLKFAMNLTDDGMVGQQVFAGEATRLAYMTDEAKEGRDAFLEKRKPNFPKKWIP; encoded by the coding sequence ATGATACAACCCGAGTGGAAAACTGTTAAAGAATACGAAGATATTACCTATAAAAAATGCAACGGTGTTGCTAGAATAGCGTTTAATAGACCAAATGTAAGAAACGCATTTAGACCAAAAACTACTAAAGAATTGTACGATGCATTTTATGATGCTGGCGAAGATACAAGCGTTGGTGTTGTTTTATTGTCTGCAGAAGGGCCAAGTACAAAAGATGGTGTTTATTCTTTTTGTTCTGGCGGAGATCAAAAAGCACGCGGACATCAAGGGTATGTTGGTGAAGATGGTTATCACAGATTAAATATATTAGAAGTACAACGTTTAATTCGTTTTATGCCAAAAGCGGTTATTTGTGTTGTACCAGGTTGGGCAGTTGGTGGCGGACATAGTTTACATGTTGTTTGCGATTTAACTTTAGCATCTAAAGAACATGCAATTTTTAAACAAACAGATGCAGATGTAACTTCTTTTGATGGTGGTTATGGTTCTGCATATTTGGCAAAAATGGTTGGTCAGAAAAAAGCTAGAGAAATTTTCTTTTTAGGTAGAAACTATTCTGCACAAGAAGCTTATGAAATGGGAATGGTAAATGCTGTAATTCCGCATGATGAATTAGAAGATACTGCATATCAATGGGCACAAGAAATTTTAGAAAAATCGCCTACTTCTATAAAAATGCTAAAATTTGCAATGAATCTAACTGACGACGGTATGGTTGGGCAACAAGTTTTTGCCGGAGAAGCAACTCGTTTAGCCTACATGACAGATGAAGCTAAAGAAGGAAGAGATGCGTTTCTTGAAAAAAGAAAACCTAACTTTCCAAAAAAATGGATTCCATAG
- the purU gene encoding formyltetrahydrofolate deformylase, whose protein sequence is MKPQIVTFLIKCPDQKGLLAKITNFFYERSFNIVSCQQYVNATENTYFMRIRLDAEGAEISRVVLENSFVELSEPLQIDWSVYYGDDRQNVAIMVSHTSHNLYDLLSRNKEGLLDCNVKLIISNHDKLRHIAEMFNVPYYYLPVTKDTKEAQEAQVMKLLDDNEIDLTIMARYMQILSSNFINKYPERIINIHHSFLPAFQGANPYKKAYERGVKLIGATAHYATEDLDEGPIIEQDVEPVTHESTPFTLKRIGADIEKLVLARAVKNHLNHQIIVSGNRAIVFPEAGE, encoded by the coding sequence ATGAAACCACAAATAGTAACATTTCTTATAAAATGTCCAGATCAAAAAGGATTATTGGCAAAAATTACCAATTTCTTTTACGAACGCTCTTTTAATATTGTTAGTTGTCAACAATATGTAAATGCCACAGAGAACACATATTTTATGAGAATTCGTTTAGATGCAGAAGGTGCAGAAATTTCTAGAGTTGTTTTAGAAAATAGTTTTGTAGAGTTGTCTGAACCTTTACAAATAGATTGGTCTGTATATTATGGTGATGATAGACAAAATGTAGCCATTATGGTTTCTCATACAAGTCATAATTTATATGATTTGCTGTCTAGAAACAAAGAAGGTTTATTAGATTGTAATGTAAAGTTAATTATAAGTAATCATGATAAATTAAGACATATTGCAGAAATGTTTAATGTGCCTTATTATTATTTGCCAGTAACAAAAGATACAAAAGAAGCGCAAGAAGCGCAGGTAATGAAGTTATTAGATGACAATGAAATTGATTTGACAATAATGGCACGTTACATGCAAATTTTATCTTCTAACTTTATTAACAAATATCCAGAAAGAATAATTAATATTCATCATTCTTTTTTACCAGCTTTTCAAGGTGCAAATCCTTATAAAAAAGCCTATGAAAGAGGTGTAAAGTTAATTGGAGCAACAGCACATTATGCTACAGAAGATTTAGATGAAGGCCCAATTATCGAGCAAGATGTAGAACCTGTTACACACGAAAGTACACCGTTTACGTTAAAAAGAATTGGTGCAGATATAGAAAAGTTGGTTTTAGCAAGAGCAGTTAAAAATCATTTAAATCATCAAATAATAGTTTCAGGAAATAGAGCTATTGTTTTTCCAGAAGCAGGAGAATAA
- a CDS encoding fumarylacetoacetate hydrolase family protein, with translation MKIICIGRNYAKHIEELANEKPENPVVFLKPDSAILPRKNPFFIPPFSNDVHYEVEVLVKINKVGKHIDTKFAHKYYDEIGLGIDLTARDVQAKCKEKGLPWEKAKAFDGSAVVGEFYPKENFDLENLNFQLYKNDAIVQDGNTNAMLWKIDELIAYVSQYFTLKKGDIIYTGTPAGVGKVAENDTLKGVIEGKEAFNIRVK, from the coding sequence ATGAAAATAATTTGTATTGGGCGCAATTACGCAAAACATATAGAAGAATTGGCGAATGAAAAACCAGAAAATCCTGTTGTTTTTTTAAAACCAGATTCAGCAATTTTACCTAGAAAAAACCCTTTTTTCATTCCGCCTTTTTCTAATGATGTTCATTACGAAGTAGAGGTTTTAGTAAAGATAAACAAAGTAGGTAAACATATAGACACAAAGTTTGCGCATAAATATTATGATGAAATTGGTTTAGGAATCGATTTAACAGCAAGAGATGTACAAGCTAAATGCAAAGAGAAAGGATTGCCTTGGGAAAAAGCAAAAGCTTTTGATGGAAGCGCAGTTGTTGGTGAGTTCTATCCGAAGGAAAACTTTGATTTAGAAAATTTAAATTTTCAATTGTATAAAAATGATGCCATAGTACAAGACGGAAACACTAATGCAATGTTGTGGAAAATTGATGAATTAATTGCATATGTTTCTCAATATTTTACATTAAAAAAAGGAGATATTATTTATACAGGTACACCAGCTGGTGTTGGCAAAGTTGCCGAAAATGATACTTTAAAAGGGGTAATAGAAGGGAAAGAAGCTTTTAATATTAGAGTAAAATAA
- a CDS encoding competence/damage-inducible protein A has protein sequence MNAEIITIGDEILIGQIVDTNSQFIGQQLNKIGVSVYQVTSIQDDKQHILNALKEAQERVDIVILTGGLGPTKDDITKKTIATYFKDDEVVEYPEVIAHIKALFKKINHPFKEIQKTQAQLPSKATLLMNTFGTAPGMWFFENETVFVSLPGVPYEMKGLIVNEVLPRIQKQYQLPYIFHKTIMTYGAGESTIAETLEHFEDNLPSYIKLAYLPSFGKVRLRLSAKGTDRELLEKELTSKVDEVYKLIPEFITGLDDDNSLEKRVGELLTKNKKTLATAESLTGGKIAATLVAVPGSSSYYKGSIVAYSEEAKINLLDVSAEIIKEHSVVSKQVALAMAKGLKNKLKTDFAVAVTGNAGPTQDKTDKSVGVVFIAFVSDNEKFVREFDFGQPREKVINRTVSKALEILQKEIL, from the coding sequence ATGAATGCAGAAATTATAACAATAGGAGATGAAATTTTAATTGGTCAAATTGTTGATACAAATTCTCAATTTATTGGTCAGCAATTAAATAAAATAGGAGTATCGGTTTATCAAGTTACATCTATTCAAGATGATAAACAGCATATTTTAAACGCATTAAAAGAAGCACAAGAAAGAGTAGATATTGTTATTTTAACTGGCGGATTAGGACCAACAAAAGACGATATTACCAAGAAAACAATTGCAACTTACTTTAAAGATGATGAGGTTGTAGAGTATCCAGAAGTTATTGCTCATATAAAAGCACTTTTTAAAAAAATAAATCATCCTTTTAAAGAAATTCAAAAAACACAAGCACAATTGCCTTCTAAAGCAACTTTGTTAATGAATACATTTGGTACAGCACCCGGAATGTGGTTTTTCGAAAACGAAACGGTTTTTGTATCATTACCAGGCGTACCTTATGAGATGAAAGGATTAATTGTAAATGAAGTATTGCCTAGAATTCAAAAGCAATATCAGTTACCTTATATATTTCATAAGACAATTATGACTTATGGAGCCGGAGAAAGTACTATCGCAGAAACATTAGAGCATTTTGAAGACAATCTACCAAGTTATATAAAGTTGGCGTATTTACCATCTTTTGGTAAAGTTCGTTTACGTTTATCTGCAAAAGGTACAGATAGAGAACTTTTAGAAAAAGAATTAACATCTAAAGTAGATGAAGTTTATAAATTGATTCCAGAATTTATAACTGGTTTAGATGACGATAACTCCCTAGAAAAGCGAGTAGGAGAGTTGCTAACAAAAAATAAAAAAACATTAGCGACTGCAGAAAGTTTAACTGGTGGTAAAATTGCAGCAACTTTGGTCGCGGTTCCTGGATCTTCTTCATACTATAAAGGAAGTATTGTTGCATACTCCGAAGAAGCTAAAATAAATTTACTAGATGTTTCTGCAGAAATTATAAAAGAGCATTCTGTAGTTAGTAAACAGGTTGCGTTAGCAATGGCTAAAGGTTTAAAAAATAAATTAAAAACAGATTTTGCAGTTGCTGTTACAGGTAACGCAGGACCTACACAAGATAAGACAGATAAAAGTGTTGGAGTTGTTTTTATTGCTTTTGTGTCTGATAATGAGAAGTTTGTAAGAGAGTTTGATTTTGGTCAACCTAGAGAAAAAGTAATTAATAGAACTGTAAGCAAAGCATTAGAAATTCTTCAGAAAGAAATTCTTTAA
- the rpmB gene encoding 50S ribosomal protein L28, giving the protein MSRVCELTGKKAMVGNNVSHALNRTKRKFDANLMTKRFYIPEEDKWITLKVSASALKNINKKGISAVIKEARANGFLTK; this is encoded by the coding sequence ATGTCTAGAGTTTGTGAATTAACAGGAAAAAAAGCAATGGTTGGGAACAATGTTTCTCACGCTTTAAATAGAACTAAGAGAAAGTTTGACGCTAATCTAATGACAAAGCGTTTTTACATTCCAGAAGAAGATAAATGGATTACTTTAAAAGTATCTGCATCTGCTTTAAAAAATATTAACAAGAAAGGAATTTCTGCAGTTATAAAAGAAGCAAGAGCTAACGGTTTTTTAACTAAATAA
- the rpmG gene encoding 50S ribosomal protein L33, which produces MAKKGNRVQVILECTEHKATGKPGTSRYITTKNKKNSPDRMEIKKFNSILNKMTVHKEIK; this is translated from the coding sequence ATGGCAAAAAAAGGTAACAGAGTTCAAGTGATTTTAGAATGTACAGAGCACAAAGCAACTGGTAAACCAGGTACTTCTAGATACATTACAACTAAGAACAAGAAAAACAGTCCTGATAGAATGGAGATTAAGAAATTTAACTCTATTTTAAATAAAATGACTGTTCACAAAGAAATTAAGTAA
- a CDS encoding DUF4295 domain-containing protein has product MAKKTVASLQTSSKRLSKAIKMVKSPKTGAYMFVEKIMDPSKVNDFLAKK; this is encoded by the coding sequence ATGGCAAAAAAAACAGTAGCATCGTTACAAACTTCATCAAAAAGATTAAGTAAAGCTATAAAGATGGTTAAATCTCCTAAAACAGGAGCTTACATGTTTGTAGAGAAGATCATGGATCCTTCTAAAGTAAACGATTTCTTAGCAAAAAAGTAA
- the ftsY gene encoding signal recognition particle-docking protein FtsY, with the protein MSFFKKIFSKEKKETLDKGLEKTKTNFFDKLSKAVAGKSKVDDDVLDNLEEVLVASDVGVNTTLKIIERIEARVAKDKYVGTEELNKILREEIAGLLSETNLGNETEFKIPEIPNDVNGNKMPYVLMVVGVNGVGKTTTIGKLASQFKKQGLKVVLGAADTFRAAAIDQLQVWADRTDVPIISQEMGSDPASVAFDTLTSAVKQGADVVIIDTAGRLHNKVNLMNELTKIKRVMQKVVADAPHDVLLVLDGSTGQNAFEQAKQFTKATEVTSLAVTKLDGTAKGGVVIGISDQFKIPVKYIGVGEGIEDLQVFNKHEFVDSFFK; encoded by the coding sequence ATGAGTTTTTTTAAAAAAATATTTTCAAAAGAAAAAAAAGAAACTTTAGATAAAGGATTAGAAAAGACAAAAACTAATTTTTTTGATAAACTTTCTAAAGCTGTAGCCGGTAAATCTAAAGTAGATGATGATGTTTTAGATAATTTAGAAGAGGTATTAGTTGCTTCTGATGTTGGTGTAAATACTACGTTAAAAATTATAGAGCGTATAGAAGCTAGAGTTGCTAAAGATAAATACGTTGGTACAGAAGAATTAAATAAAATTCTAAGAGAAGAAATTGCTGGTTTATTATCAGAAACAAATTTAGGTAACGAAACAGAATTTAAAATACCAGAAATACCAAATGATGTAAATGGTAATAAAATGCCTTATGTATTAATGGTTGTTGGTGTAAATGGCGTTGGTAAAACTACTACAATTGGTAAATTGGCATCTCAATTTAAAAAACAAGGTTTAAAAGTTGTGTTAGGTGCAGCAGATACTTTTAGAGCAGCTGCAATAGATCAATTACAAGTTTGGGCAGATAGAACAGATGTGCCAATTATAAGTCAAGAAATGGGATCTGACCCTGCTTCTGTAGCTTTTGATACATTAACATCTGCAGTAAAGCAAGGTGCCGATGTTGTAATTATAGATACTGCAGGTCGTTTACATAATAAAGTTAATTTAATGAATGAGTTAACTAAAATAAAAAGAGTAATGCAAAAAGTTGTTGCAGATGCACCACATGATGTTTTACTTGTATTAGACGGTTCTACAGGTCAAAATGCATTTGAACAAGCAAAACAATTTACAAAAGCGACAGAGGTAACTTCTTTAGCTGTAACAAAGTTAGACGGAACAGCAAAAGGAGGAGTTGTTATTGGAATTTCAGATCAGTTTAAAATTCCTGTAAAGTATATCGGAGTAGGAGAGGGAATTGAAGATTTACAGGTTTTTAACAAACATGAGTTTGTAGATTCTTTTTTCAAATAG
- a CDS encoding serine hydrolase has protein sequence MKHLICFFTTLLLFSCSTENKIEENLETPNLETYYPDNNTDNWDAISLNELNWNEAELQPLLDYLEEKNTKGFIILYDGRIVVENYFNNHTASTNWYWASAGKTLTATVAGIANDNNLISLDEKVSTYLNQNWTSIPIDKENLITCENLLNMTSGLDDSLGDSISADNLKYIADANNRWAYHNVYLKMQDVIATASKTTFKSYFENNLKNKIGMSGSWIKLNNLNIYWSTTRSMARFGLLIQNKGKWNGTQIVSEDFIRKATSTSQNINKSYGYLWWLNGKTSYQLPQSQFEFSGSLIPNAPNDLFCALGKNDQKIYIVPSKKLVIVRMGASADASNFALSNFDNNLWEKINALIN, from the coding sequence ATGAAGCATCTTATTTGTTTTTTTACAACTCTATTACTTTTTTCTTGCAGTACAGAAAATAAAATTGAAGAAAATTTAGAAACCCCAAATCTAGAAACTTATTATCCTGATAATAATACTGATAATTGGGATGCTATTTCTTTAAATGAACTTAATTGGAATGAAGCTGAGCTACAACCACTACTAGATTATTTAGAGGAAAAAAACACCAAAGGTTTTATAATTCTATACGATGGTAGAATTGTAGTAGAAAATTATTTTAACAACCATACTGCTAGCACTAATTGGTATTGGGCAAGTGCTGGCAAAACACTTACTGCTACTGTTGCAGGAATCGCAAATGACAACAATCTTATAAGTTTAGACGAGAAAGTTAGTACCTATTTAAATCAAAATTGGACAAGTATACCTATTGATAAAGAAAACTTGATTACTTGCGAAAATTTATTAAATATGACTTCTGGTTTAGATGATAGTTTAGGTGATTCTATTTCTGCTGACAACTTAAAATATATTGCTGATGCTAATAATCGTTGGGCATATCATAATGTATATTTGAAGATGCAAGATGTTATCGCTACTGCAAGTAAGACTACCTTTAAAAGTTATTTTGAAAACAATTTAAAAAATAAAATTGGTATGTCTGGTAGTTGGATAAAACTAAATAACTTAAATATTTATTGGAGTACTACAAGAAGTATGGCTCGTTTTGGATTGTTAATTCAGAATAAAGGTAAATGGAATGGCACACAAATTGTTTCTGAAGATTTTATTAGAAAAGCGACGAGTACATCACAAAACATAAATAAATCTTATGGATATTTATGGTGGTTAAATGGTAAAACTAGTTACCAACTGCCACAAAGTCAATTTGAGTTTAGTGGTTCTTTAATACCAAATGCACCAAATGATTTATTTTGTGCACTCGGTAAAAATGATCAAAAGATATACATTGTACCAAGTAAAAAGCTTGTTATTGTTAGAATGGGTGCATCAGCAGATGCTTCTAATTTTGCACTTTCTAATTTTGATAATAATTTATGGGAGAAAATAAACGCTCTTATAAATTAG
- a CDS encoding amidase family protein, with protein sequence MKKLLFILSIGLFLSACDKKAEKQHNVIFKKYDEEGALKEQQNHKNKRMQFKLFQSKYLDMNTVFKPFENDLSTFSNEDYNSLKPLILEKDIPTIQQNIKSGKLSYEKLTLFYLYRIRKFESDSTKSLNSIISLNPNVLKEAREKDQSKTSISDFSIFGMPILLKDNINTKGMPTTAGAISLAENNNTEDAFIVNKLKENGALILGKVNLSEWAYFFCSGCPLGYSAVGGQTLNPYGRGQFETGGSSAGSGVTVAANFAVAAVGTETAGSITSPSSLNSVVGLKPTIGVLSRTGIVPISSTLDTPGPMTKNVIDNAIFMNAMLGFDKLDSASKSIDEDYFQNGFKNSLDGTKLGVIKGLLSDSIYALTVDKLRKVGVEIEEITPPEISFDGFTTLLNIDMKIDLPKYLSTNGDKNIMHKSVKDITIFNLKDSLLRAPYGQQLFDGIVKDETTLSELETIKKQLNNEGIKYLNALKEQNLDAILSINNYHSGIAAVAKYPTLTVPMGYKDSGEPISLTFIGVPFSERKLLEIGYAFEQLTKVRKMPKNYQ encoded by the coding sequence ATGAAAAAACTACTATTTATTTTATCAATCGGCCTTTTTTTATCTGCATGTGATAAGAAAGCAGAAAAACAACATAATGTAATTTTTAAAAAATATGATGAAGAAGGTGCACTAAAAGAGCAGCAAAATCATAAAAATAAAAGAATGCAATTTAAATTGTTTCAGTCTAAATATTTAGATATGAACACAGTTTTTAAACCCTTTGAAAATGATTTATCTACTTTTTCTAATGAAGATTATAATAGTTTAAAACCGTTAATTTTAGAGAAAGACATACCAACGATACAGCAAAACATAAAAAGCGGTAAACTTTCTTACGAAAAGTTAACTCTTTTTTATTTATATAGAATTAGAAAGTTTGAAAGTGATTCTACAAAATCATTAAATAGCATTATTAGTCTTAATCCTAATGTATTAAAAGAAGCAAGAGAAAAAGATCAAAGTAAAACGTCTATTTCTGATTTCTCTATTTTTGGAATGCCAATTCTTTTAAAAGATAATATCAATACAAAAGGTATGCCTACAACTGCTGGTGCAATTTCCTTGGCAGAAAATAATAATACAGAAGATGCATTTATCGTAAATAAACTAAAAGAAAACGGAGCATTGATTTTAGGAAAAGTAAATTTAAGTGAATGGGCTTATTTCTTTTGCTCTGGTTGCCCATTAGGCTATTCTGCTGTTGGTGGTCAAACCTTGAACCCTTATGGTAGAGGTCAATTTGAAACGGGAGGGAGTTCTGCTGGAAGTGGTGTTACAGTAGCAGCAAATTTTGCTGTTGCAGCTGTAGGAACAGAAACTGCGGGTTCTATAACTTCACCATCTAGTTTAAATTCTGTGGTGGGTTTAAAACCAACTATTGGGGTTTTAAGTAGAACAGGTATTGTGCCTATTTCTAGCACTTTAGATACACCTGGTCCAATGACAAAAAATGTTATTGATAATGCCATTTTTATGAATGCTATGTTAGGTTTTGATAAACTAGACTCGGCATCTAAATCTATTGATGAAGATTATTTTCAGAACGGATTTAAAAATAGTTTAGACGGAACAAAATTAGGTGTAATTAAAGGTCTTTTGTCAGATTCGATATATGCTTTAACTGTTGATAAATTAAGAAAAGTTGGTGTAGAAATTGAAGAAATTACTCCGCCAGAAATTTCTTTTGATGGATTTACAACATTGTTAAACATTGATATGAAAATAGATTTACCAAAATATTTATCTACAAATGGCGATAAAAACATAATGCATAAATCAGTAAAAGATATTACTATTTTTAATTTAAAAGATAGTTTACTTAGAGCGCCTTATGGGCAGCAGTTGTTTGACGGTATTGTTAAAGATGAAACAACTTTAAGTGAATTAGAAACAATTAAGAAGCAATTAAATAATGAAGGAATTAAATATTTAAATGCATTAAAAGAGCAAAATTTAGATGCAATCTTATCTATAAACAATTATCATTCTGGTATTGCTGCAGTAGCAAAATACCCAACACTTACTGTGCCTATGGGATATAAAGATAGTGGTGAGCCAATAAGTTTAACCTTTATAGGTGTTCCTTTTTCAGAAAGAAAGCTTTTAGAAATTGGCTATGCTTTCGAACAATTAACAAAAGTTAGAAAAATGCCTAAAAACTATCAATAG